A window from Malania oleifera isolate guangnan ecotype guangnan chromosome 7, ASM2987363v1, whole genome shotgun sequence encodes these proteins:
- the LOC131159200 gene encoding uncharacterized protein LOC131159200 isoform X3, with protein MELQILEAGLRDFEPDPEQEPSLAQLLWCERNLKNSLQRIMSKKELLVGSSQPAHGQSTFQVGMEENGGTAFSHNFNGKEQNSCARNILMQLDPWISPYSSKVREKILQNLCKGTKEILPVNNQVLGSSCDSSYKFPVSDFPSNSTMEPQLPSYTAVQQTMGTSHTLPIVLNQPLGMSNSTSFEMVGHNQPSMAEQFPTQTRSFEYYGSNQGSKDNASQMFQYCNSKPMEVDWFNGANQDTCQNLNAFVQRVSSPPPYEEPLLSTTPITGNNKTDGTQMTNETLPPVLVQADTPMEFSRDSHIPNDPSVVGATGNERLWTEGRQEGSYPWEWEGSDGFFLPENLNLEDLDFPF; from the exons ATGGAACTGCAGATTCTGGAAGCCGGTCTCAG GGATTTTGAGCCAGACCCAGAACAGGAACCTTCACTGGCTCAACTCCTATGGTGCGAAAGGAACCTCAAAAACTCTCTGCAACGAATCATGAGCAAAAAA GAATTATTGGTAGGCAGCTCCCAGCCTGCACATGGGCAGTCCACTTTTCAG GTGGGAATGGAAGAGAATGGTGGCACAGCCTTTTCACACAACTTCAATGGGAAGGAACAAAATTCTTGTGCTAGGAACATTCTAATGCAGCTTGATCCCTGGATTAGCCCTTACAG CTCCAAGGTTCGAGAGAAAATATTGCAAAATCTGTGCAAGGGAACCAAAGAAATACTGCCAGTTAATAATCAAGTACTAGGCAGCTCCTGCGACTCTTCATACAAATTCCCAGTCTCAGATTTCCCTTCAAACTCCACAATGGAACCCCAACTCCCAAGTTACACCGCAGTGCAG CAGACCATGGGGACTAGTCATACTTTGCCCATTGTCCTAAATCAACCATTGGGAATGTCAAACAGCACATCCTTT GAAATGGTTGGACACAATCAACCATCCATGGCTGAACAATTTCCAACACAGACACGGTCATTTGAGTATTATGGG AGCAATCAGGGCAGCAAAGACAATGCCTCCCAAATGTTTCAGTACTGTAACTCTAAACCTATGGAGGTAGATTGGTTCAATGGTGCTAATCAAGACACTTGTCAGAATTTGAATGCATTTGTACAGAG ggtCTCATCTCCTCCTCCATATGAAGAGCCTCTATTGAGCACCACCCCAATCACTGGCAACAACAAAACTGATGGTACCCAAATGACAAATGAGACACTCCCACCAGTTCTGGTTCAAGCAGATACACCGATGGAATTTTCAAGAGACTCACACATACCCAATGACCCTTCTGTTGTG GGCGCGACAGGAAATGAAAGACTATGGACTGAAGGGAGACAAGAGGGCAGCTACCCTTGGGAATGGGAGGGATCAGATGGCTTTTTCTTGCCAGAAAATTTGAACTTAGAGGATCTTGACTTTCCATTTTAA
- the LOC131159200 gene encoding uncharacterized protein LOC131159200 isoform X4 encodes MELQILEAGLRDFEPDPEQEPSLAQLLWCERNLKNSLQRIMSKKELLVGSSQPAHGQSTFQVGMEENGGTAFSHNFNGKEQNSCARNILMQLDPWISPYSSKVREKILQNLCKGTKEILPVNNQVLGSSCDSSYKFPVSDFPSNSTMEPQLPSYTAVQEMVGHNQPSMAEQFPTQTRSFEYYGKSNQGSKDNASQMFQYCNSKPMEVDWFNGANQDTCQNLNAFVQRVSSPPPYEEPLLSTTPITGNNKTDGTQMTNETLPPVLVQADTPMEFSRDSHIPNDPSVVGATGNERLWTEGRQEGSYPWEWEGSDGFFLPENLNLEDLDFPF; translated from the exons ATGGAACTGCAGATTCTGGAAGCCGGTCTCAG GGATTTTGAGCCAGACCCAGAACAGGAACCTTCACTGGCTCAACTCCTATGGTGCGAAAGGAACCTCAAAAACTCTCTGCAACGAATCATGAGCAAAAAA GAATTATTGGTAGGCAGCTCCCAGCCTGCACATGGGCAGTCCACTTTTCAG GTGGGAATGGAAGAGAATGGTGGCACAGCCTTTTCACACAACTTCAATGGGAAGGAACAAAATTCTTGTGCTAGGAACATTCTAATGCAGCTTGATCCCTGGATTAGCCCTTACAG CTCCAAGGTTCGAGAGAAAATATTGCAAAATCTGTGCAAGGGAACCAAAGAAATACTGCCAGTTAATAATCAAGTACTAGGCAGCTCCTGCGACTCTTCATACAAATTCCCAGTCTCAGATTTCCCTTCAAACTCCACAATGGAACCCCAACTCCCAAGTTACACCGCAGTGCAG GAAATGGTTGGACACAATCAACCATCCATGGCTGAACAATTTCCAACACAGACACGGTCATTTGAGTATTATGGG AAGAGCAATCAGGGCAGCAAAGACAATGCCTCCCAAATGTTTCAGTACTGTAACTCTAAACCTATGGAGGTAGATTGGTTCAATGGTGCTAATCAAGACACTTGTCAGAATTTGAATGCATTTGTACAGAG ggtCTCATCTCCTCCTCCATATGAAGAGCCTCTATTGAGCACCACCCCAATCACTGGCAACAACAAAACTGATGGTACCCAAATGACAAATGAGACACTCCCACCAGTTCTGGTTCAAGCAGATACACCGATGGAATTTTCAAGAGACTCACACATACCCAATGACCCTTCTGTTGTG GGCGCGACAGGAAATGAAAGACTATGGACTGAAGGGAGACAAGAGGGCAGCTACCCTTGGGAATGGGAGGGATCAGATGGCTTTTTCTTGCCAGAAAATTTGAACTTAGAGGATCTTGACTTTCCATTTTAA
- the LOC131159200 gene encoding uncharacterized protein LOC131159200 isoform X2, with product MELQILEAGLRDFEPDPEQEPSLAQLLWCERNLKNSLQRIMSKKELLVGSSQPAHGQSTFQVGMEENGGTAFSHNFNGKEQNSCARNILMQLDPWISPYSSKVREKILQNLCKGTKEILPVNNQVLGSSCDSSYKFPVSDFPSNSTMEPQLPSYTAVQTMGTSHTLPIVLNQPLGMSNSTSFEMVGHNQPSMAEQFPTQTRSFEYYGKSNQGSKDNASQMFQYCNSKPMEVDWFNGANQDTCQNLNAFVQRVSSPPPYEEPLLSTTPITGNNKTDGTQMTNETLPPVLVQADTPMEFSRDSHIPNDPSVVGATGNERLWTEGRQEGSYPWEWEGSDGFFLPENLNLEDLDFPF from the exons ATGGAACTGCAGATTCTGGAAGCCGGTCTCAG GGATTTTGAGCCAGACCCAGAACAGGAACCTTCACTGGCTCAACTCCTATGGTGCGAAAGGAACCTCAAAAACTCTCTGCAACGAATCATGAGCAAAAAA GAATTATTGGTAGGCAGCTCCCAGCCTGCACATGGGCAGTCCACTTTTCAG GTGGGAATGGAAGAGAATGGTGGCACAGCCTTTTCACACAACTTCAATGGGAAGGAACAAAATTCTTGTGCTAGGAACATTCTAATGCAGCTTGATCCCTGGATTAGCCCTTACAG CTCCAAGGTTCGAGAGAAAATATTGCAAAATCTGTGCAAGGGAACCAAAGAAATACTGCCAGTTAATAATCAAGTACTAGGCAGCTCCTGCGACTCTTCATACAAATTCCCAGTCTCAGATTTCCCTTCAAACTCCACAATGGAACCCCAACTCCCAAGTTACACCGCAGTGCAG ACCATGGGGACTAGTCATACTTTGCCCATTGTCCTAAATCAACCATTGGGAATGTCAAACAGCACATCCTTT GAAATGGTTGGACACAATCAACCATCCATGGCTGAACAATTTCCAACACAGACACGGTCATTTGAGTATTATGGG AAGAGCAATCAGGGCAGCAAAGACAATGCCTCCCAAATGTTTCAGTACTGTAACTCTAAACCTATGGAGGTAGATTGGTTCAATGGTGCTAATCAAGACACTTGTCAGAATTTGAATGCATTTGTACAGAG ggtCTCATCTCCTCCTCCATATGAAGAGCCTCTATTGAGCACCACCCCAATCACTGGCAACAACAAAACTGATGGTACCCAAATGACAAATGAGACACTCCCACCAGTTCTGGTTCAAGCAGATACACCGATGGAATTTTCAAGAGACTCACACATACCCAATGACCCTTCTGTTGTG GGCGCGACAGGAAATGAAAGACTATGGACTGAAGGGAGACAAGAGGGCAGCTACCCTTGGGAATGGGAGGGATCAGATGGCTTTTTCTTGCCAGAAAATTTGAACTTAGAGGATCTTGACTTTCCATTTTAA
- the LOC131159200 gene encoding uncharacterized protein LOC131159200 isoform X1 — protein MELQILEAGLRDFEPDPEQEPSLAQLLWCERNLKNSLQRIMSKKELLVGSSQPAHGQSTFQVGMEENGGTAFSHNFNGKEQNSCARNILMQLDPWISPYSSKVREKILQNLCKGTKEILPVNNQVLGSSCDSSYKFPVSDFPSNSTMEPQLPSYTAVQQTMGTSHTLPIVLNQPLGMSNSTSFEMVGHNQPSMAEQFPTQTRSFEYYGKSNQGSKDNASQMFQYCNSKPMEVDWFNGANQDTCQNLNAFVQRVSSPPPYEEPLLSTTPITGNNKTDGTQMTNETLPPVLVQADTPMEFSRDSHIPNDPSVVGATGNERLWTEGRQEGSYPWEWEGSDGFFLPENLNLEDLDFPF, from the exons ATGGAACTGCAGATTCTGGAAGCCGGTCTCAG GGATTTTGAGCCAGACCCAGAACAGGAACCTTCACTGGCTCAACTCCTATGGTGCGAAAGGAACCTCAAAAACTCTCTGCAACGAATCATGAGCAAAAAA GAATTATTGGTAGGCAGCTCCCAGCCTGCACATGGGCAGTCCACTTTTCAG GTGGGAATGGAAGAGAATGGTGGCACAGCCTTTTCACACAACTTCAATGGGAAGGAACAAAATTCTTGTGCTAGGAACATTCTAATGCAGCTTGATCCCTGGATTAGCCCTTACAG CTCCAAGGTTCGAGAGAAAATATTGCAAAATCTGTGCAAGGGAACCAAAGAAATACTGCCAGTTAATAATCAAGTACTAGGCAGCTCCTGCGACTCTTCATACAAATTCCCAGTCTCAGATTTCCCTTCAAACTCCACAATGGAACCCCAACTCCCAAGTTACACCGCAGTGCAG CAGACCATGGGGACTAGTCATACTTTGCCCATTGTCCTAAATCAACCATTGGGAATGTCAAACAGCACATCCTTT GAAATGGTTGGACACAATCAACCATCCATGGCTGAACAATTTCCAACACAGACACGGTCATTTGAGTATTATGGG AAGAGCAATCAGGGCAGCAAAGACAATGCCTCCCAAATGTTTCAGTACTGTAACTCTAAACCTATGGAGGTAGATTGGTTCAATGGTGCTAATCAAGACACTTGTCAGAATTTGAATGCATTTGTACAGAG ggtCTCATCTCCTCCTCCATATGAAGAGCCTCTATTGAGCACCACCCCAATCACTGGCAACAACAAAACTGATGGTACCCAAATGACAAATGAGACACTCCCACCAGTTCTGGTTCAAGCAGATACACCGATGGAATTTTCAAGAGACTCACACATACCCAATGACCCTTCTGTTGTG GGCGCGACAGGAAATGAAAGACTATGGACTGAAGGGAGACAAGAGGGCAGCTACCCTTGGGAATGGGAGGGATCAGATGGCTTTTTCTTGCCAGAAAATTTGAACTTAGAGGATCTTGACTTTCCATTTTAA